From one Paenibacillus sp. FSL K6-1330 genomic stretch:
- the dxs gene encoding 1-deoxy-D-xylulose-5-phosphate synthase — MLLPNIKHPEQIKHLSVDELEDLAGQIRHFLIEKLSVTGGHLAPNLGVVELTLALHYCFDSPRDKMIFDVGHQAYVHKILTGRMDKFDTLRKYKGLCGFVKRSESEHDVWEAGHSSTSLSAAMGMAMARDLKGDNNRVIAMIGDGALTGGMAFEALNHIGHEQKKLMVILNDNEMSIAPNVGAMHNYLSKIRSDRYYLRAKDEVEMLLKKIPAIGGKLAKTAEKMKDSLKYMMVPGVLFEELGLTYLGPVDGHDLNKLIDTLKQADNVDGPVLIHAVTTKGKGYRPAESDSHKWHGITPYKIESGQVLKAVGNPMYTEVFGQTLVELGEQDNRIVAVTPAMPGGSGLIPFSKKFPDRMIDVGIAEQHAATLCAALAMEGMKPVFAVYSTFMQRAYDQIVHDICRHNANVMFAIDRAGFVGADGETHQGVYDVAFMRHIPNIVIMMPKDENELRHMMKTALDYNEGPIAYRYPRNNVRGVPMDTELVPIPIGTWEVVRPGEGYAILAAGPMVQLAEEAAEQLKREGITVQVVNARFLKPLDGGMLRNLAETGTSMLVLEEASQAGSMGSAVLEFFAEQGIHDAVVSLMGIEDRFIEHGSIPQQREEVGLTLDSVCQEIRSLKNARTAVLGKRSFMS, encoded by the coding sequence GTGCTTCTTCCAAATATCAAGCATCCCGAACAAATTAAACATCTATCGGTGGACGAACTCGAGGATTTAGCAGGGCAAATCCGTCATTTTCTAATCGAAAAGCTGTCCGTTACCGGTGGCCATCTTGCACCGAATCTGGGAGTGGTTGAACTCACGCTGGCCTTGCACTATTGCTTTGACAGCCCTCGTGACAAGATGATTTTTGACGTGGGCCATCAAGCCTATGTACACAAGATCTTGACCGGACGGATGGATAAATTTGATACGCTCCGTAAATACAAAGGCTTGTGCGGCTTCGTAAAGCGTTCTGAAAGCGAGCATGATGTCTGGGAAGCCGGACACAGCAGCACCTCGCTGTCTGCTGCAATGGGTATGGCGATGGCGCGCGATCTGAAAGGTGACAACAACCGGGTTATCGCCATGATCGGTGACGGTGCCCTTACCGGCGGCATGGCGTTTGAAGCGCTCAACCATATTGGCCACGAGCAGAAAAAGCTGATGGTCATCCTGAATGACAATGAAATGTCGATTGCACCGAATGTGGGTGCCATGCACAATTACCTAAGCAAGATCCGTTCCGATCGTTATTATCTTCGTGCCAAGGACGAAGTGGAAATGCTCCTGAAGAAAATTCCTGCCATCGGCGGCAAACTCGCCAAAACGGCAGAGAAGATGAAGGACAGCCTTAAATATATGATGGTTCCCGGCGTTTTATTCGAGGAACTCGGACTTACCTATCTGGGCCCTGTAGACGGACATGATCTAAACAAACTGATCGATACGTTAAAGCAGGCCGACAATGTGGACGGACCCGTTCTGATTCATGCCGTCACAACCAAAGGCAAGGGATACCGGCCGGCTGAATCCGATTCTCATAAATGGCATGGAATCACGCCTTATAAGATTGAATCCGGCCAAGTTCTTAAAGCGGTAGGAAATCCGATGTATACGGAAGTATTCGGACAGACGCTGGTTGAGCTGGGGGAACAGGACAATCGGATCGTGGCCGTCACGCCGGCGATGCCGGGAGGCTCCGGCTTGATCCCGTTCAGCAAGAAATTCCCTGACCGTATGATCGATGTAGGGATTGCCGAACAGCACGCCGCGACCTTGTGCGCAGCATTGGCAATGGAAGGCATGAAGCCTGTATTTGCGGTGTATTCCACGTTTATGCAGCGTGCGTACGATCAAATCGTGCATGATATTTGCCGTCATAACGCCAACGTGATGTTTGCGATTGACCGTGCCGGCTTTGTTGGTGCAGATGGCGAGACTCATCAAGGGGTATACGACGTAGCCTTCATGCGTCATATTCCGAATATCGTCATTATGATGCCAAAAGACGAGAACGAGCTTCGTCATATGATGAAAACAGCACTCGATTATAATGAGGGACCTATCGCATACCGTTACCCTCGGAACAATGTGCGCGGCGTTCCAATGGACACCGAACTGGTACCGATTCCTATCGGAACTTGGGAAGTCGTTCGTCCTGGCGAAGGATACGCCATTCTGGCAGCGGGTCCTATGGTTCAATTGGCTGAAGAAGCGGCGGAGCAGCTCAAACGGGAAGGAATTACGGTACAAGTCGTAAACGCCCGTTTCCTTAAACCGCTGGATGGAGGTATGCTGCGGAATCTGGCCGAGACGGGGACGTCCATGCTGGTTCTGGAGGAAGCTTCGCAAGCGGGTAGTATGGGCAGCGCGGTTTTAGAGTTTTTTGCGGAGCAGGGAATCCATGATGCGGTTGTATCTTTAATGGGGATCGAAGACCGGTTTATCGAGCATGGAAGCATACCGCAGCAGCGTGAAGAAGTAGGGCTGACATTGGATTCGGTTTGTCAGGAGATCCGGAGCTTGAAGAATGCTCGGACAGCCGTACTTGGCAAGAGAAGTTTTATGTCTTAG
- a CDS encoding TlyA family RNA methyltransferase, giving the protein MDSSQKERIDVLLVEQGYYESREKAKAAIMAGLVYAGTERIEKAGMKIPRTSELKVKGSVHPYVSRGGLKLEKAIRSFDIDMKGRTMLDIGSSTGGFTDCALQHGASYVYAIDVGYNQLDWSLRNDERVCVMERTNFRYMTPDDLNGPQPDFASIDVSFISLRIILPPLKMLLGKPGDVAALIKPQFEAGREKVGKSGVVRDPKVHREVLTQVLTFADEIGFKLKNLTFSPITGGEGNIEFLAHWRLEPEVSESSEEPTQGDGQESVHLSQWIDTVVTQAAHTFTGNSSK; this is encoded by the coding sequence ATGGATTCATCTCAGAAAGAACGAATTGATGTCCTGCTCGTGGAGCAGGGATATTATGAGAGTCGCGAAAAAGCCAAAGCCGCGATTATGGCGGGTCTGGTCTATGCCGGAACCGAGCGGATCGAGAAAGCCGGCATGAAAATTCCAAGGACGTCCGAACTGAAAGTCAAAGGCTCGGTTCATCCCTATGTCAGCCGTGGCGGATTAAAGCTTGAGAAGGCGATTCGTTCATTCGATATTGATATGAAGGGGCGTACGATGCTGGATATCGGCTCTTCGACTGGCGGCTTTACGGATTGCGCGCTCCAGCACGGAGCAAGTTATGTGTACGCAATCGACGTCGGTTATAACCAGTTGGATTGGTCGCTTCGTAACGATGAACGCGTTTGTGTCATGGAGCGAACCAATTTTCGCTATATGACGCCGGACGACCTGAATGGCCCTCAGCCGGATTTTGCCAGCATTGACGTTTCGTTTATATCCCTTCGCATTATTTTGCCGCCTCTGAAGATGCTCCTGGGTAAACCGGGAGATGTGGCTGCTCTGATCAAACCTCAATTTGAGGCAGGTCGGGAGAAGGTTGGTAAGTCCGGCGTGGTTCGGGATCCGAAGGTTCACAGGGAAGTCCTAACGCAAGTGCTGACTTTTGCAGATGAAATTGGGTTCAAATTAAAGAATCTTACGTTCTCTCCGATTACGGGAGGGGAAGGCAATATAGAATTCCTGGCCCACTGGCGTTTAGAGCCGGAGGTTTCTGAAAGCTCGGAAGAACCGACTCAGGGAGATGGACAAGAATCTGTCCATTTGAGTCAATGGATTGATACCGTCGTAACACAAGCGGCTCATACATTCACAGGAAACTCATCGAAATGA
- the argR gene encoding transcriptional regulator ArgR has protein sequence MKGQRHIKIRDIITHQDIETQDELVDALRAEGFQVTQATISRDIKELLLIKVPTDDGRYKYSMPTDQRYNPVQKLKRALIDNFVYIDRTGNLVVMKCLPGTANSVAVLLDNMEWTQIMGTICGDDTILLICRTEDDGEHVVAQIKNFIS, from the coding sequence ATGAAGGGACAACGCCATATTAAAATCAGGGATATTATTACCCACCAGGATATTGAGACACAGGATGAGCTTGTAGACGCATTGCGTGCGGAAGGTTTTCAGGTTACTCAAGCTACAATTTCACGTGATATCAAAGAACTGCTGCTCATCAAGGTGCCTACGGATGATGGGCGATATAAATACTCTATGCCGACAGATCAGCGTTACAATCCTGTACAGAAGCTCAAAAGAGCGCTTATCGATAATTTTGTTTACATTGACCGTACCGGTAATCTTGTCGTCATGAAGTGCTTGCCTGGAACAGCTAATTCCGTAGCCGTGCTGCTCGATAATATGGAATGGACCCAGATCATGGGGACCATATGCGGCGATGACACGATATTGCTCATTTGCCGAACGGAAGATGACGGAGAACATGTGGTTGCCCAAATTAAAAATTTCATTTCGTAA
- the recN gene encoding DNA repair protein RecN: MLNTLSIRNLAVVESVDVHFYPGFHVLTGETGAGKSIIIDALGLIAGGRGSAELIRYGCDKAEIEALFELPAGHPVWDTLKKLGVEADPEEHLLIRRELTAQGKSTSRINGQLLNLSMLREVGEKLINIHGQHEHQSLLRSEQHMSLLDTYGDKVIGPVKRKYQELYGEFSKVERELKDLQETSQKAYQMLDMYRFQLEEIAAAELKSGEDEELSEERTKLSHSEKMMDSVAGAYDLLYGSSGLESVSRALSKLEDVSGYDEKGLKPLVEQLQSAYYQLEDAVFQLRDYRDSIEFNPERLNDIELRLDMISGLRRKYGDNVEQILEYYVRIQQETDMLENKDEFIQALEQRRDELLSVLLVSAKELSIARKQCAQDLARQVEGELKDLQMERTSLEVRMELQLDPNGYEYEGHKVRLTRQGMDTAEFLISANPGEPLRPLAKIASGGEMSRIMLAMKSIFARHDQIPVLIFDEVDTGVSGRAAQSIAEKLFLLAKTCQVFSITHLPQVACMADHQYLIEKKLEASRTMTQVENLNEEGRVKELARMLGGVEITEKTLHHAQEMLNLAAAQKASRKALGQ; this comes from the coding sequence ATGTTAAACACGCTATCCATTCGGAATCTGGCGGTTGTAGAAAGCGTGGATGTGCATTTTTATCCGGGATTTCACGTTCTGACAGGGGAGACCGGAGCTGGTAAGTCCATCATAATCGATGCGCTGGGATTAATTGCCGGCGGCCGCGGCTCGGCTGAACTAATTCGCTACGGCTGCGACAAAGCAGAGATTGAGGCTTTATTCGAGCTGCCTGCAGGGCATCCCGTATGGGATACGCTGAAGAAGCTGGGTGTTGAAGCGGATCCAGAAGAGCATTTGTTGATACGGAGAGAACTGACAGCTCAAGGAAAAAGCACCTCCCGTATTAACGGCCAGCTGCTGAATTTAAGCATGCTGCGTGAGGTTGGAGAAAAGCTCATAAATATCCATGGTCAGCATGAACATCAAAGCTTGCTCCGTTCAGAGCAGCATATGAGCCTTCTGGATACGTACGGAGATAAGGTCATAGGGCCTGTCAAGCGGAAATATCAAGAATTGTACGGGGAATTCAGCAAAGTGGAGCGAGAGCTCAAGGACCTGCAGGAGACCAGCCAGAAGGCGTATCAAATGCTCGATATGTATCGGTTCCAGCTGGAGGAGATTGCAGCGGCGGAGCTAAAATCCGGTGAGGACGAGGAATTGTCCGAGGAAAGAACCAAGCTGTCCCACAGCGAGAAGATGATGGATTCCGTTGCCGGAGCATACGACCTATTGTACGGATCCTCGGGATTGGAATCCGTCAGCCGTGCCCTATCCAAATTGGAGGATGTGTCAGGTTACGATGAGAAGGGTTTAAAGCCGCTTGTTGAGCAGCTGCAATCCGCTTATTATCAGTTGGAGGATGCCGTTTTCCAGCTAAGGGATTACCGCGACAGCATTGAATTTAATCCGGAACGTCTGAACGACATTGAGCTTCGTTTAGATATGATCTCCGGATTGCGCCGAAAATATGGGGATAATGTTGAACAAATTTTGGAATACTACGTGAGAATTCAGCAGGAAACCGATATGCTGGAGAATAAGGACGAATTTATCCAAGCATTGGAACAGCGTCGTGACGAGTTGTTAAGCGTGCTGTTGGTTAGTGCTAAAGAGCTTAGTATTGCCCGCAAGCAGTGTGCGCAAGATTTAGCACGGCAAGTGGAGGGAGAACTGAAGGATCTGCAAATGGAGCGCACCTCCCTTGAGGTTCGTATGGAGCTACAGCTGGATCCTAACGGTTACGAATATGAAGGACATAAAGTAAGGTTGACCAGACAGGGGATGGATACGGCAGAATTCCTCATATCCGCCAATCCGGGTGAGCCTCTGCGTCCCCTTGCCAAAATTGCTTCGGGTGGAGAAATGTCCAGAATTATGCTGGCGATGAAGAGTATATTTGCCCGTCATGATCAAATACCGGTCTTAATCTTTGATGAAGTCGACACAGGTGTCAGTGGAAGGGCTGCCCAATCGATTGCGGAGAAGCTGTTTTTGCTGGCCAAAACCTGTCAGGTGTTCTCCATTACGCATTTGCCGCAGGTTGCATGCATGGCAGATCATCAGTATTTAATCGAGAAGAAGCTGGAAGCCTCCAGAACGATGACGCAAGTAGAAAACCTGAATGAAGAGGGGCGTGTAAAAGAGCTTGCACGGATGCTTGGCGGAGTCGAGATCACCGAAAAAACACTTCATCATGCCCAAGAAATGCTCAATCTGGCGGCAGCGCAAAAGGCTTCCAGAAAGGCTCTGGGTCAATGA